CCGCGCCCGCCCCCGGGGGCGGCAAGGCGCGGGCGCCGGAAGCCGCGGAGGAGTCCGGCGGCGGCGAGGCCGAGCGCGGCGGGCCGCTCGCCCTCATCGTCGATCTCTGCACGACGCCCGACGGCTACAGCGGCTGGCTGGGCCCGGGCCTCGCGATCGGCGTGTGGGCGCTCCTGCGCCACCGGCCGCGCGTGATCTACAGCACGAGCCCGCCGCCCACGGCGCACCTCATCGGCGGCCTGCTCGCGGGGCTCGCGCGCCGGCCCTGGGTGGTGGACTTCCGCGACCCCTGGACGTTGCAGTTTCGGGAAGAGCGGCTAGCTGCGCGCAAGGGCCGCTGGAACCGTCGGCTGGAGCACTGGGTGCTGCGCCGCGCGCACACGGTGATCTGCAACACGGAGCCGCTGGCCGCGGCCTTCCGCGCCGCGCACCCGGAGCTGCCCGCGGAGCGCTTCGTGGTGATCACGAACGGCTTCGATCCCGAGGACTTCGCGGCCGAGCCGGGCGCGCCGCCCGCGGAGGGGCCTTTCCGCTTCGTGCACACGGGCGAGTTCTTCCCGCTGCGCAACCTGCGCGTGCCGGATCCCTTCCTCGCCGCGCTGCGGGACCTGGCCGAGAGCGGCCGTCTCGATCCGGCGACCGTGCGCGTGCGCCTCGTCGGCAGCGGGGACTACACGCGCCTGCCGCAGTTCGCGGCCCAGATGCGCTCGCCGGCGCTGGCGCAGATGGTGGAGGTCGTGGACTTCCTGCCGCACGGCGAGATCCCCGGCGAGCTGGCGGCCAGCCACGCGCTGCTGCTCTTCCAGAACGGCGAGAGCTTTCGCATGCAGGTGCCCGCGAAGACCTTCGAGTACATCCG
The sequence above is a segment of the bacterium genome. Coding sequences within it:
- a CDS encoding glycosyltransferase family 4 protein, yielding MKRRVLMISHGYPPVGGSGMLRTLKFSKYLPALGWQPQVLTLQRTRHPRMDPRLLAEVPAGTAVHRSPVWNPLDLLLWLKSLPARLAPRPAPAPGGGKARAPEAAEESGGGEAERGGPLALIVDLCTTPDGYSGWLGPGLAIGVWALLRHRPRVIYSTSPPPTAHLIGGLLAGLARRPWVVDFRDPWTLQFREERLAARKGRWNRRLEHWVLRRAHTVICNTEPLAAAFRAAHPELPAERFVVITNGFDPEDFAAEPGAPPAEGPFRFVHTGEFFPLRNLRVPDPFLAALRDLAESGRLDPATVRVRLVGSGDYTRLPQFAAQMRSPALAQMVEVVDFLPHGEIPGELAASHALLLFQNGESFRMQVPAKTFEYIRAARPILAIAAPGATADLVASVSGGRAVRPEDAAGIARAILALIAERGTLPARGEDELERFGRPGLARRLAGVLDAAAGFGAQRGPA